A region of the bacterium genome:
GGTCGCCTTCATGTCCTCAGGCGGGCTCGTCTGCCCCAGCGCGTGGATGCAGGCGACGCGGACGTCGCCGACCTCGTCGTTCAGGGCCGCCAGCAGACCCGTGACCGCCTTGCTGGCAGCCTCCTCGTCCTCGGCCGCAGACGCGACATCGCCCAGCGCCATGGCGGCCGCCACGCGGACCTCGGGATCGGGCTCGGCGTCGCTGGTTGCGACAACCAGGGCCTCAATGGCGGCGGGGTCGCGGAGCGCACCCAGGGCCCGGGCGACGGCAATCCGCAGCGGGATCGTCGTGTCGGGCGGGGGGGCGGGCGC
Encoded here:
- a CDS encoding HEAT repeat domain-containing protein, producing APAPPPDTTIPLRIAVARALGALRDPAAIEALVVATSDAEPDPEVRVAAAMALGDVASAAEDEEAASKAVTGLLAALNDEVGDVRVACIHALGQTSPPEDMKATVAAAVNKAKDDDDYWARKAADKTAELLRLPE